In Drosophila subpulchrella strain 33 F10 #4 breed RU33 chromosome X, RU_Dsub_v1.1 Primary Assembly, whole genome shotgun sequence, the DNA window ATTCAGTTCCTGCATGCGAATGACCTCCGGAGCCATCCATAAAATACTGCCCGTAGGCTGGTTGGCCTGTTTCTCACCAGACCATCGAGTTTTCGCCGTTGCCAGTCCGAAATCTCCAATCTTCACCGAAAGATCCTCGTGCAAAAAGATATTGTTCGACTTGAGGTCTCTGGTAGGTGTAAAATATAGGTTATTATCAAGATGGGGAACTCATTAATTTAGCACAACCCACCTGTGTATGATGTTCTTGGCATGCAGGTAATCCATGCCCTGGGCAACCTGGCGACCAATATCGATGAGCGTGTTTAATTTAAACTTGGTTTCGCTGACATGGACGTGCTTGTAGAGACTACTGCCCTCGCACCATTGCGTCACAATCGCCAAAGATGGCTTGGACACACAGCCCATGAAGAGCAGTATGTTGCAGTGGCGCGTCTTCTTTAGCATGGCCACCTCGTTCTTGAAGGCCTGCAACTGGGCGGGACTCGGGGTCTTCACGTTTAGCGTCTTTACGGCCACGGGTCCGTGCCAGTGGGCGCGGTAAACGGTTCCAAAGGATCCCGATCCAATTCGAGGTCCAATTAAAATCTCCTCCGCCTGGATATTCTGCGAGTGAAATTATTATGAAGCTAATGACAACAGGTAGCAGTGGTAAACCTATCTTACCCAGTTCTCCTCGGAGTTCTTGCCGTCCCTTGAAAGCAGATTCTTGTTACTCTCATCGGCGGATCTTGCCCTGGGGCGATTATGCTTTAGTGTGCTGGTGGGCGATGCCTGCGTGGAGTTCGAGTGATCCGTGCAGGGATACTGTAAAAAAATCCACAACACATGCAAGACCATCAGATAAATCGTAAGCGACATAGAATCACCGAACTCACCGGCAATGGAGGCCTGGCCTGCATGATCAAACTGCGCTGTACCTCGCTAGTTATCGATCGAATGTTGTTGATGCACACATTTGGAGCGGAATTGGATCGATCATCCTGGCTGATCCTGGGCGGACGACCGTGTCGATGGTTTCCAGAGGACGATGACGGTGGCttggagctgctgctgctgccgctgctgctgcatcgGCGACTGCGACTTCGGGTGCCCATGGTGATCCGAACAGCAGTGCCTCTGCCCGGAAAACCGACGCCAGTTTCCGGATTCTCTGCTAGGAGTAGCTGATAGTAGCTATCCATGGGGAAGGGCTGGCACAGCATGGGCACTCTGTTGGCGCACCGCTGATGGAATCGGAAATTGCACTGGCTACAGTAGAAACCGGTGAACAAAAGCCTCCGACAGCCCTCGCAAAACACAAGCGAGAAGAAGGTCTTCCGTATGATTTGATGCTTGATGTGTGTCCTAATGGGAAACTTGTCCAGAAGCCTCACAAATATCTCCTCCACGTGCAGAGTGCCAATATCCGTATTCCAGGGTATGATATGTCTACCGGCGTGAGTTGTGCTCACTTCGCACATATCCGGCGTTAACTGCCGGAGTTTCAGGGCCTTCATGAGGGCATCACATAGTCGAACTCCCGAAATGACCTCCACTGAAGTGCGCTGTTGATTGGGTAGGTGGGCTCTCAAAAGGATCTTCGGCTGGCGGGTCAAAGTGCCACACTGGCTGCCCGGCTGGGAGCCCATGCTGTCCGTAAGATCATTGCCATGATGGACTCGAGCCAGTTGCCGCTGTTGCTGCAGGATTTGGGTTTGATTTTGATAGTGCGGCTGCTCCTTATAACGCTCAACCAAGGAGACGTCCTCCTGCTGGTCCTGGGAGTTCATTCGCTCCATGATCTCTTGCTCCTTGGCCTCCAGTTCATGGAGCTTGGAGGTCAACTCCTGATATTCTGTGTGGAGAAGAGATTATGTGTATTGTATTAatgcttatatatatatatataacaacATATGTATGTGGTTCCTGGGTATTCTGTGTGTGATTTCCCGGGATCCAAGAGGACTTACCCATTAAGTACATGGCCGGTGGCTCCTGCAGATTGGCAAACTTGGCGTTCAGGGCATCGATATTCTCCCGGGTCACATTCCTAATCAACTGGACATTGTGGAGCTCCTCGGCCAGTGGATCATATAGATCACTGTCGCCTTCGGTGGAGGATTCGCTGGACATGATGTTGCTTTGCGGCTATATCCTATGTGATATATACGCTATACGCTATATCCTATGGCCTGTGACCATGACCCCGAAAATGAAGAAGCCTTGACTTCTTGAAGGAAAAACTCCTGCGCTTGCGTTTTAGTGGAGTTCTAATGGGTGAGCCACCCACATCCACTTCTGTGGGCGGGGGGCAGCATTGCGTCCTTGACTTTTTCGACGGTCGACTTTTCCGGCTTGCAATGTTTTAACAAAATGCTCGTTTTTCACTGATTTTTTGGGCTTGTGTTTCCTTTCCAACCTTTTTTCCAGTGCTCCCACACACTTGCAGGTGCACATATGTGTATGCACGCACACAAAACGCACCTTGTATATATATGGATTTGTATGTATAATGAAGGTCAGTGTGTGCAAAAGCAGCTGAACTTGAGGATTTTCCAAAGGATTTTCAGGGCTGTCAATTTTCCGATAACATCCCGTCCAGCCGGCTCCTCCGATTTCCGATGGCTGCCCGACTATCGCCAATGGTATCGCAGCTTTAATTTCACTTTCAATTTAGGCACACAACTTTTGGATCCAGTTACCATGTTTTAATGCAGGCGCATATTTTCGCAAACATAATACGCCAACTTTTAAGCCAATAACAATTTAGGGTTGTACTTTTTTATAAAGCAAATCAAAGTCATGAACTTCTGATCCGCAACAGTAAACAGTGTTATTTGCAAAATTTACTTAATTAAAACCCGAATGTGCTAGCGATGGACCACGGACTGATAGCCGTGACTTCTTCGCCGCGATTGATAACCAAAACAGAGGCCAAAAAGTTATCGTTATCGTTCAAGTCGATACTTTCTTGGTTCGTCGTTGGCCTGACAGGTGGCGTAGGCAATTTAAACGGTGCAGTACCAACAAACCGACAACAGGGGGCGCCTTGCGGAgcgaaatttaaaattatttgaaacaaataattataataattatgtatgtacatatgtaaacAAAAGTTGActattaaaaataacaaaacaaattaaaattccGTGAGTTAGTATATAACAAGAGACTAACATTTTATTAACCTACATAAGCTTGTCTACAATATGCATTAATATCATCCAAGTTGTTTAAcaatataacttttttaactaaaatgaaAAGTTctttatatgtataaattGAAATTCATAACTCTTAAGATACGGTCAGCTTATTTGTGAACATTTTACtcgaaataaattatttctcTGCTTCTGAAATCGAAAATGAGCAACCCTTGGAATTTCTatctttttatttaatcatttcTATAGCATTTCTGTAACTTTGAAAACCCTTTCCTAACTTAACAAAATTGTATGTGTATTATTTAAACCGAAcctttgttattttttataaaacaaaaaaaaaactataagaAACGTAAAGCATACAAAAAGCTAATAAACATGGTAAGTATATTGGAGTGGCGTTGCATATTTCTTGTGGCGAATACCTGCGCACCTGCCAATGTAACACTTATACTTATAATGGTACTTTCGCATCTCGGTTTCACCTTCAGTCTTCGGTTCAGGACCAAATCGCAAACAATCCACCGGCGGTCGGACATCAAGTTCCCGCCCCCAGGAGGAGGTTCACCCAGCCACTTCCAATAGTGGGAATGTTCGAAGGAACGCAAAATGTCAACGACCCGAGGTACGTTGTACCCTGGAATGCGCGCACCGTAAGAGAGGTTCGAGGTGGGTCTTAAATAATACCCTTTAAAGGGCAGCACCAATGGTATACATACATGAGATATTCGTACACTTTCCTTAAAAGATTTTTGTAgcaatatacaatatataatataatgttTAGAGCAAAATATGTGAAAATCTTCTATTCTACCAATTTACAATCTTTGataaaatagtttatttgatCTTCAATTAGGTATGTCTAGCGATCAAATTAATGTATCGTAAAAGTGTAAATGTATATAAATCGGCTCATTCATTATAAAGTTATTAAAGATTTAGCAAATAAAGTGTGCCTTCTCGGGAACAGCCGATTTGCtgcatgcatatctccatccccCTCCCTCTACctttaactgagtaacgggtatctattAGTCGAGGCCGTCGACTAATAGagttctttcttgtttcttATGTACTTAGAATTTCTatgaacaaatatttattgaaagtGTTTAATCGAGTTTCTAACACATGAGTttgtttttggtaaaattGTGCTAGTTAACTTACATTTTAATAGAGATTTAGAtttaaatgccaatcgattcGAAATTgaattacgagctcaacgagggaTCACATTCCATATTCTGATCTCATTTCGCAATTTGTCGACCAAAATACAGATTTTTTTTGCTCAAAAATAGggagtattattttttttacgaaAAATACCTTTTTTTAAACCGTTTTTATGTGGTAATTTAGTCAAATTGGGGCGCACAacaaaaagaccgactgttatGAGCAGCTAATAACCAAGGCTATCGATCCCTAACACTTTttgggaaatttatttttttatcaatttttgcattttttgttgGGGTTGTATCAtctttttttcgaaaaattttcaaaaattaaagtttttagaTTTAAATGTCAatcgatttaaaatttaattacgagcCCAACGAGGTATCACATTCTATATTCTGACCTCATTTTGCAAATTTGTCGACCAAAATACTGATTTTTTTGCTCAAAAATAGGgagaattatttttttttacgaaaaataccttttttttaaaccgtttttatgttttaatttAGTCAAATTGGGGCGCACAacaaaaagaccgactgttatTAGCAGCTAATAACCAAGGCAATCGATCCCTACCACTTTttgggaaatttattttttgatcaatttttgcattttttgtaaggggttgtatcatcttttttttcgaaaaattttcaaaaattaaagtttttagaTTTAAATGTCAATCGattcaaaatttaattacgagctcaacgaggtatcaCATTCTATATTCTGACCTCATTTTGCAATTTGTCGACCAAAATACTGAATTTCTTGCTCAGAAATGgggaaaattatttttttacgaaaaatacctttttttaaaccgtttttatgtcgtAATTTAGTCAAATCGGGGCGCAGAgcaaaaagaccgactgttatgagcagctaacaaccaACGCCAATCGattcaaaatttaattacgagctcaacgaggtatcacattccatttatataaattgtaACATAtcttggaatattgttcttggTTTGTTATGTTTGTTCAAAGTTGGCATTGATTTTAAGGTCTACCATTTTTCACATATCACATTTCAGTTGACCCAAGTCGAATGAGAAGTACACAGCTcgctttaaattttaaatactcAAGTTTTTGTGTTCCCATTTTATCAGTAGAATAAAGCgtcaaaatcaacaacatgCCTTGTAAGGCttatacaaaatttttaaattttttttaaattttcttgatcacaaaacattttgtttttccaCCTAGATATTAGTGAGGAAGTGACAAGATTCTTGGAGCGGCGTTTGCGTGATGAGGTGGTAAATAGGACCCGTTTAGCCGCTGAGCGTTTGGGAAGAGAGGCGGCGTGTCCTTCGCGAAGGAGCCCCCACACAATGCCGCGTTCTGGAGCCGAAGAGCAAGAGACTCAACCGTTTCTATTTCTGGCCTTGGAGGCCCTCGCAAAGGAGCAGAAAAGACTGGAAGGCCTGCGGGATGCGTCTAAGGAGGGAACTCCGGAATCGGGAGCCGATATTAAAGTCAGTCCATCGGATTTTGTGGCCGAATACTTGGCCCAGAACATGAGCACCGCGGACTTTCACAACGGAAATAAGCCACGCTATGGCCCCTCAGCCAGAAATGGGATTTTGCAGCGCCGCCCAAGAAGGAACACTTAATACGGCATATTTGTCTGGCCCCCATATGATATAATACCCGTAAGAATCGTGTTGCATACTCTCCAGAAATTGGTACTTTGGAATTCCCTCTTGGAACGATATCGACCCCAAGCCGTTTGATTTAAACTGTAATCAACATGAAATCTAAGTAAATCCAAAATTATAACTACCATATTTTGTACCAAAATCAGCTACATGTGTATGGGATTAATCATCATTAGGTTAGGATCTCTGATCCCTGATAAGAATGTCAAAAGATAAGTACATTTAGAAAGTAATCAAGATTTCAGTGGGTTGTAAAAGTCAGCCCCTAATGATTTCCCATAACGATTGTTAAATAGCGGCCACGTGGGAAATCAAACAGATTGCAAGATTGAAAGATTGGAACCAGGTCACTCTGTGTGATACCCTTGTGCTCCTTCTTTCCCCGTGAAGCGCCAAGATTCcatagaatttttaaaatactgCTTTAATCTCTAATCGAAAGCAAATCAGCTATAATTGTTATTGCGACTATTTGTAAAATTGTTTACAATCTGAATTCgcataattatataaaatatgcATGGCAAACAGTGCGTTTCGAAATGACAAGATCGTGGGAGTAGATAGCAACCaagaattgttttttatttattaactaTGAATCGTACTGTCCACCAGAATTGATgtcaatatacatatatgtgtgTACCAATGGATTGTTTTCaattatatgtatgtatatatgtgcACGTTTTGCTTTTTGGTCAATGATTAATTGATGAAAATGATAGAAATGCGGTTAatgatttattttgaaatcacACTCCTAATCGCACGAGTACTTATTCATAATACTTGCgtgtaaatattatatatatacgtaGGACACACGATTATATGTATATGAATGTAATGTGTAGAGTAAGTCTGGCATATAGTGAACTCGATTCTGTTTACAAGTTGGGACCACGCGCCGTTTAAGTGATTCGCTGGCTTCTGTTTCatgggaaatggaaattgaAAAGCTCGGGGTGAAAGTTCATCGGGACACACACCATTTTTTGGTGGGTGCAACGTCCCTCGGTTTATCGGGTTATTCGGGGTCTTTGGGGTATTTAGGAGGGGCTCTCAAGGTCACCAGCCGGCCAGACGGATGGCAGACATTGCCCCAACTCCCTATTTCCGATACCCGATTCCCAACCCCCGCAGATTACGAATACGAAGACGGTTACGGAGTCGGAGTCGGTGTCGGTGAGTCCGGGAAAACAGATTAGAGATGGGTTTTGTGGGTCAGTGGTTCCTATTTCATTGACGGTTGAACTAAAATCAAATCAACCTTGAAATGCCGAGTAAACAAACAGTTTCTGCTTATAGTAATAGTATTGAATTGAATTCATTCTTCGAACTCATAGTAAATGATTCTTAGgtactgtttgtttttttgtaattacaattattggaaaaataaaatatacaaatattttgattttttattaatataaagTGTTTTTTGTTGAGGCTTTAAGTTCAATGCACTAACTAATGGGGTAATTTCCCTAAAAGTCCACAGTTTCACTTAGAGCGTTATATTTAGAAATTGGTTCCATGgattaatttaaagaactcaGTTCATTTGAAGTCCCAAGTTGATTGTCCAATTTTTGATGTTCACTGAGTTCAAggtcttttgttttttctcgGGTTGAGTTCCATTTCAGCACTCGTTGGCGTTTTGTGGGCCAGACGTTGACCTTGAGGACTTTTAACCGATTGCAGTTCATTGGCAGCTGTGAAACAGCACCCACCGCCCACAAAAGtgaaggcaaaaaaaaaagaaaaatacccaaaaaaaagtgtgTCTATGCCCGCTGGTGGCTGCTTCTCTCGATTGTTGCTCTTTGCTCTTCATTTCCACCACTCAACCACCCATCCACCCACACTCAAACACCTCCAATTTctgttgttttttgttttttttggggtCGTTGGCGACAGTTTATTGACATCGGGCGATAATTTCGTGAGCTGTTTTTTTCACAACGCCTCGTGAGGAACAAATACAAGAATcttgaatatttaaatgagAATTGAAATGGACCACAAATATGCATAGGTGTGTTCACAGATTATAAAGAGGATATTTAGAACGTGTTCATAAATATCACATTCCCGCCTTAAGACTTATAGATCTTTTGATGGTAATAAAGAAAtcatttttaatgattttctaattctttgaaatttaaaaaggaaaatatagCTATCATGTTGTTTGCCATTATTTTGAAACTAGTAATAAATTTTCggaataaaatgtttatattatattaaggAAATAGTTTTTGAAGCACTTGTGATAAGAGAAAAAGTTTGATAGCCTAAccataaaataatgaaattgGGCAGAATCAAAACTTATGCCAGAaaatttgtttagttttatAGAATATACGATGTTAAGGAATTTCCATTACGAGCTAGTTCGATGGAACTTGCAACTTAATTGCAAAGTTCAATTCGCTAGAATGGGAATTTgatttgttattgtttttgttgttgctgttgttgttgtttctgttgCTTATACATTACGATTGCAGACTGTTGTCGCCGATGTCTAGGCTTTTGGTATCAACAACAAACCTCCTCCACGCTTCTGGGTCAATAATCTGCGTCTGAGCTACAGCTTCGTGCTCTGAGCTATAGATATAGATTCGCGATGTCTTGTTGTTGGCGCCCGATTGCCGCAAATGTCAATCAATGAAGATCCAATTTTAGCACAAGTAAACAATATTCGCTCGATCGCCCCCTGGCAACCCCTCCCCCCTTCTGTAGTGGGAGGGAGATCTGTGGCGCCTCCCACTCGCCGCTTATCTCAACCTTTGGCTAGAGGAAAAAAACCGAGAGCCCGCTCTTGCTTTCCCAGCATTTGTAAATCGATCTATCGAAAATATCGATTACCTGTCTTTAACCCTTTACTAATTTGTTATCGATAAATTAAAGCACAATGAATGCTTACCAGAGGCTAGTTACCTTGATATTTAACAAAAGGATTTTGCAATCTTTAAAACGATCTTACAAAGTTGTCGAATAGTTTTAGTTAGCACTTTGGGTTTCCCCTAATTCATAATCTTTAACATCTCAGAGCacaatatattattatacaaatattattcaCCCATCGGTTATCGATCCGATCCTACTTGATTCGTTGACCCTGACGTGGCATGCCTCCCGTGTGGATCTTCCCACCTTGGACTCTGCCCCGCATTGCGTATTGCTCATGGCGCTGAGATCGGATCCCGAGCCAATCCCTCCAATCCAATTCATCCATCCAACGACGGGCCGCCCATTTTCAATCGCCGCCTTCGTTAGTCTCTCCCAAAACAACAGATGGTATACCTACACGCAGAGAAAATAGCAACTCAAAGCAGGATTATCTCAAATCAGGTTTGCCATGATATGATTTGGTAAGTATTAACTGTTATACCCAGCTATTCTATAAAATTCGTATGTACCCTAGAAAAACTGAAGGATTAACAATCGATTGATACAAGAAAGGAACATAATCGATATACTTAAATAAATCTACTTAAGACTAAGAATCAACCTACAACGAAATCCACTTAAATAGGACTAAttacttaataaaaaatttggaTACTGGGATAATATTTTTCTGAGTATATACAAGCCTTCGCTTATCGCGCCCGATGACTTGGCACGTAGGGCCCCATTCTTCTCTCCCCATTCTTCTCACCCTCTCTTTCTcgatctctctctctctatgtTGTTTTCCTCAGCGGAGAGCCAAGATTAATGCTAAAAATAgggatattttattttgaatcgAAACTAGATCACGACAAATTCACGTTGCCGTTGTTTACGGTTTTTTCACTGACTGACGgaacggacggacggacggcgTAACGCCCCACCCCCCATTGATTAACGCCCACCGACCGACCCGTACCACCCCCTTTTGGGCTGCCCCATTGGCTTCCGTTCTTGTTCTTCAACGGCTGCAGTCGAAGTCGCAGTTCCAGCAACAAAAACATCAACAACCTTATCGCCGAAACATTATCTATAAGCCAAGCCAAGCCCAAGACCCCGTGTATATAGGGTATATCTGGTCGTATATAGGGTATTTTCAGAGTTTCCATGAACAGATCCCAAATGGTTCaagtcatttatttatttattcaattgATTGGTAATCGCATTTATCCCAGTTATCCCTCAATTTCAACCTGTCATTTTACAAATACAAACGATTTAAGCATTATTATTATAACCAATTGAACACTTACAGTTCAGTTAACAATAATCAATTGTGGCTGGTGAAATTGGTGCCAAAGGGGTTACGGAAATACCATGGCACACATGTGTGTatgaacaaaaataaatatatataagccCACCATAATAATATAGTTTAGAGTCATCTAAACGGCTGAACTTTGACGCTTTGACGAAGCGTTACCGTTAATAaggaaaatgaaaatcaacaaGTGCATGTATAGAGCGTGGATTGGATGCTGCTTTTCCACTGATGGATTCACTCtatttattgttgttgtgCTTTTTTGTTGCTGTGTGCATTTgtcactcacacacacacacatatacgCACATCCACACATGCGATGTTCGTGTGTACTTTGTTCAAAGGCGATCTTATTAATATGATTATTCCATTGTATGGTTATACAGTCCGACTTTCCTAACCCAAACTATCTTtcgaaaatacattttaatttaaaaacgaAGTTTTCTAGTACCTTTACTAAAACTatagttttgggttccaatTCTCTGACGGAATGATTAAGGGCAGAAATATGTAGAATATACTTATTGTATAATGTGAATTTCCGATATGACTCACTGCCGGATAACTAAATTATGCGATaaagaaattgtttattttcgcAAACTAAGCGTTATGTCAAAAACACCATTTTGAAATTGGAATGTAGAACGGAAACCAGGCTTAGTAATGGTGATATTTGGAATTTTGAATTGTTTAGTGGACATTTTCCATACATATAATAAGATAATACCACTTTGAATTAGGATATAATgtgaaaaatcaatttaaatgtGTCACTACAAGTGACATGTCCTCGAAACCCCCGACCAACTTGACCCATAAAAGTTCTGCGTAATACAAGTTTATAATTGGAGTTATGTTACCAATTTAAAGCTCCTGGGGACCCCTATACAACTTGACCCATAAATGTTCAGCGTATAGACGTTGGCCTGTATTAACGCTCTCTCAAACACCCACACACCCGCAAACACTCGGCCCCACGGTGACCCAAAGTTGATTGAATGTGTCATGGCCGgcaaattgtttaattttaagcaTTTGTTTGCGTTtactgtgtttttttttttattctttttttccCCCAAGACACTGGACTTTGCTTCCAGCGGCTGCCGTCTCGCTCGCACTTCCACCTGCAGTCCACGTGCTTCGCATTCGCTGCATCTCCCCATCTCGCTCACTCGCGCGTAAAGTGAGGCTTCGTTTTGCGCTGGCGTCGCGGCAACGGTTCTTTTCCAATTTGGCTGTGAAACAACGAAGAACGTTCTTCCGAGCAAACGAAGAATTCGCCAAGAGTGCAATTAAAAAGCGTGGAAGGCGGAAGAAAGGCGTTGCGAAGAACGTTCTTCCGAGCGGGCGAGCGAGAAGAGTTCGCAAAAGAGTGCAGTTAAAAGTGTGAAGAAGCCGTCAGCAGGGTTATGAGAAGAACGTTCTTTCGAGCGGATTCGCTAAAAGTGCAATTGAAAAAAAAGGGTGGAAAGTGAAAGAAAGTGTCGAGCGAGATAGAGATAAGCAAACCTTCTAATAATAGAACCCCATTTATGGGATGgtctaaaaataaacaaccaCAAACACCAGCAAACAATTAGAGAGAAAGAGCGAGTTAAACAGCTGTTTTGGATTCTACGCTCCCACACAGAAAGAGATAGAGATAAGGACGAACAGAGCGCGGTTGAGTGTGAGTATAAGAGCCTAGTgggagagaaagagagaggaaGATCGCGGGAGATAGGAATATACGAGATACTCCCAAGAAAACGAAAACGCCAGCTTTACGTTTCAGCATCGAAGCGTCCAGCTTCCAAAAGCGTTTCCAATTCCAAGCCAGTCGCAACGTCAGCGGAATACCGCTACAATTCGCATTTTCAGCCGCCTGCTCTctcactcactcactcactcactcactcGCTCCTCCTTCTCCTGCGGTCCAAGACATCTACCCGCACTCCTCTGTTCCTGCCACAATACGTCACGCGATGCAACAACAACTTGCgggcgcagcagcagcagaaaacgcagcagcagcagccgcaacAGCAGTCGAAAACGCAGCAGCCGCAACAGCAGTTAACCACTTGTTCGATTGCCCGCACTCCCAAAGCCAATCGATAGCAAAAGGACTCTAATCGATCTTCA includes these proteins:
- the LOC119557119 gene encoding raf homolog serine/threonine-protein kinase Raf translates to MSSESSTEGDSDLYDPLAEELHNVQLIRNVTRENIDALNAKFANLQEPPAMYLMEYQELTSKLHELEAKEQEIMERMNSQDQQEDVSLVERYKEQPHYQNQTQILQQQRQLARVHHGNDLTDSMGSQPGSQCGTLTRQPKILLRAHLPNQQRTSVEVISGVRLCDALMKALKLRQLTPDMCEVSTTHAGRHIIPWNTDIGTLHVEEIFVRLLDKFPIRTHIKHQIIRKTFFSLVFCEGCRRLLFTGFYCSQCNFRFHQRCANRVPMLCQPFPMDSYYQLLLAENPETGVGFPGRGTAVRITMGTRSRSRRCSSSGSSSSSKPPSSSSGNHRHGRPPRISQDDRSNSAPNVCINNIRSITSEVQRSLIMQARPPLPYPCTDHSNSTQASPTSTLKHNRPRARSADESNKNLLSRDGKNSEENWNIQAEEILIGPRIGSGSFGTVYRAHWHGPVAVKTLNVKTPSPAQLQAFKNEVAMLKKTRHCNILLFMGCVSKPSLAIVTQWCEGSSLYKHVHVSETKFKLNTLIDIGRQVAQGMDYLHAKNIIHRDLKSNNIFLHEDLSVKIGDFGLATAKTRWSGEKQANQPTGSILWMAPEVIRMQELNPYSFQSDVYAFGIVMYELLAECLPYGHINNKDQILFMVGRGLLRPDMSQVRSDAPQALKRLAEDCIKYTPKDRPLFRPLLNMLENMLRTLPKIHRSASEPNLTQSQLQNDEFLYLLSPKTPVNFNNFQFFGSAGNI
- the LOC119557120 gene encoding uncharacterized protein LOC119557120 isoform X1, whose protein sequence is MSSVQDQIANNPPAVGHQVPAPRRRFTQPLPIVGMFEGTQNVNDPRYVVPWNARTVREVRDISEEVTRFLERRLRDEVVNRTRLAAERLGREAACPSRRSPHTMPRSGAEEQETQPFLFLALEALAKEQKRLEGLRDASKEGTPESGADIKVSPSDFVAEYLAQNMSTADFHNGNKPRYGPSARNGILQRRPRRNT
- the LOC119557120 gene encoding uncharacterized protein LOC119557120 isoform X2, producing MSTTRDISEEVTRFLERRLRDEVVNRTRLAAERLGREAACPSRRSPHTMPRSGAEEQETQPFLFLALEALAKEQKRLEGLRDASKEGTPESGADIKVSPSDFVAEYLAQNMSTADFHNGNKPRYGPSARNGILQRRPRRNT
- the LOC119557120 gene encoding uncharacterized protein LOC119557120 isoform X3, with the translated sequence MPYISEEVTRFLERRLRDEVVNRTRLAAERLGREAACPSRRSPHTMPRSGAEEQETQPFLFLALEALAKEQKRLEGLRDASKEGTPESGADIKVSPSDFVAEYLAQNMSTADFHNGNKPRYGPSARNGILQRRPRRNT